The Hyphomicrobiales bacterium nucleotide sequence CGGCCAGCTTGACGCGGCCAAGCTCGCCGTCCTTAAAAGGCGGGCAAAGTCGCTCATCGAGCTGACACGATCGCCGGACGCCCTCAGGGCGGACCCGCGCGGGATGGTCAGACTGCAGGAGGCGGAGGGCTATTTTCGCTCGCTCGCCGACCGCCTTCGGACCTGAGGCTCGGGGTGACGCGCGCAGGCCGCCGGCTCCGTCCGCTCGACGGGCCGCCTCGGGGAGAAGCCGAATGCAGAAGTTCACGACGTTGACAGGCGTTGCCGCCCCGCTCGAGATGATCAACGTCGACACCGACATGATCATCCCCAAGCAGTATCTGAAGACCATCAAGCGCACCGGCCTCGGCGGCGCCCTTTTTTCCGAGATGCGCTATGATGCCGATGGCGCCGAGGTCGCGGGTTTCGTGCTGAACCAGCCGGCCTATCGCAAGGCCGAAATCCTGGTGACGGGCGAGAACTTCGGCTGCGGCTCCAGTCGCGAGCACGCCCCCTGGGCGCTCCTCGACTTCGGCATCCGCTGCATCATCGCGCCCTCGTTCGCCGACATCTTCTTCAACAACTGCTTCAAGAACGGCATCCTGCCGATCAAGCTGCCGCAATCCGACGTCGACAAGCTGATGGACGATGCCCGGCGCGGTGCCAATGCGACCATCACGGTGGACCTCGAGGCCCAGGAAATTCGCGGACCCGACGGCGGCATTATCCGCTTCGACGTCGATCCCTTCCGCAAGCATTGCCTTCTCAACGGCCTGGACGACATCGGTCTCACCCTTCAGAAGGCCGATCGCATCGCCAGCTTCGAGGAAAAGGCCCGCCTTG carries:
- the leuD gene encoding 3-isopropylmalate dehydratase small subunit — translated: MQKFTTLTGVAAPLEMINVDTDMIIPKQYLKTIKRTGLGGALFSEMRYDADGAEVAGFVLNQPAYRKAEILVTGENFGCGSSREHAPWALLDFGIRCIIAPSFADIFFNNCFKNGILPIKLPQSDVDKLMDDARRGANATITVDLEAQEIRGPDGGIIRFDVDPFRKHCLLNGLDDIGLTLQKADRIASFEEKARLARPWA